In Kitasatospora gansuensis, a genomic segment contains:
- a CDS encoding Crp/Fnr family transcriptional regulator produces MDDVLRRAALFAALDDEQAGELRASMTEVTLARGESLFHEGDPGDRLYVVAEGKVKLHRASPDGRENMLAVLGPSEMIGELSLFDPGPRTATASALTEVKLLGLGHGDLQPWLHARPEVSIALLRAIARRLRRTNDVMSDLVFSDVPGRVAKALLDLSRRFGVQSDEGIHVAHDLTQEELAQLVGASRETVNKALADFAGRGWLKLEARAVVLMDVERLSRRSR; encoded by the coding sequence GTGGACGACGTTCTGCGGCGTGCCGCGCTGTTCGCGGCTCTCGATGACGAGCAGGCCGGCGAGCTGCGTGCCTCCATGACCGAGGTGACGCTGGCCCGTGGCGAGTCGCTCTTCCACGAGGGTGACCCGGGCGACCGGCTGTACGTCGTGGCCGAGGGCAAGGTCAAGCTGCACCGCGCCTCCCCGGACGGCCGGGAGAACATGCTCGCCGTGCTCGGCCCCAGCGAGATGATCGGCGAGCTCTCGCTGTTCGACCCGGGCCCGCGCACCGCCACCGCCAGCGCGCTGACCGAGGTCAAGCTGCTCGGCCTCGGCCACGGCGACCTGCAGCCCTGGCTGCACGCCCGCCCCGAGGTCTCGATCGCGCTGCTCCGGGCGATCGCCCGCCGGCTGCGCCGGACCAACGACGTGATGTCCGACCTGGTCTTCTCCGACGTGCCGGGTCGGGTGGCCAAGGCCCTGCTGGACCTGTCCCGCCGGTTCGGCGTGCAGTCCGACGAGGGCATCCACGTCGCGCACGACCTCACCCAGGAGGAGCTGGCCCAGCTGGTGGGCGCCTCCCGCGAGACGGTCAACAAGGCGCTGGCCGACTTCGCCGGCCGCGGCTGGCTGAAGCTCGAGGCCCGCGCGGTGGTCCTGATGGACGTCGAGCGGCTCTCCCGCCGCTCCCGCTGA
- a CDS encoding MIP family channel protein: MEKRAVISEFLGTLLLVLFAVGAAVVAGQWIGTLGIALAFGFVLLALAYALGPISGCHVNPAVTLGFLLARRIDGRTAVSYWVAQFLGGIVGAALVLLLAKQVPGLQTSGKLGSNGWGDRSEAHINLFGAFLTEVLLTFLLVYVVLSVTHRLAVTGFDGLPIGMALAVVHLVGIPLTGTSVNPARSLGPAIFAGGAALSQVWLFLLAPLVGGAVAAGVHQLTHPQRVAAEVRETARV; this comes from the coding sequence ATGGAAAAGCGCGCGGTGATCAGTGAATTCCTCGGCACGCTGCTACTGGTGCTCTTCGCGGTCGGTGCGGCGGTGGTGGCCGGTCAGTGGATCGGCACCCTGGGGATCGCGTTGGCGTTCGGCTTCGTGCTGCTCGCCCTGGCGTACGCGCTCGGTCCGATCTCCGGTTGCCACGTCAATCCGGCGGTCACGCTCGGCTTCCTGCTGGCGCGCCGGATCGACGGCCGGACGGCGGTCTCGTACTGGGTCGCGCAGTTCCTCGGCGGGATCGTCGGTGCGGCGCTGGTGCTGCTGCTGGCCAAGCAGGTCCCCGGGCTGCAGACCAGCGGCAAGCTCGGCAGCAACGGCTGGGGCGACCGGTCCGAGGCGCACATCAACCTGTTCGGCGCCTTCCTGACCGAGGTGCTGCTGACCTTCCTGCTGGTCTACGTGGTCCTCTCGGTCACCCACCGCTTGGCCGTCACGGGCTTCGACGGCCTGCCGATCGGGATGGCGCTGGCGGTGGTGCACCTGGTCGGCATCCCGCTGACCGGCACCTCGGTCAACCCGGCCCGCTCGCTCGGGCCCGCGATCTTCGCGGGCGGGGCGGCGCTCTCCCAGGTCTGGCTGTTCCTGCTGGCCCCGCTGGTCGGCGGCGCCGTCGCCGCCGGAGTGCACCAGCTGACCCACCCTCAGCGGGTGGCCGCGGAGGTGCGGGAGACCGCGCGGGTCTGA
- a CDS encoding phytanoyl-CoA dioxygenase family protein — protein MNARTERATEPEWAGDDQEWWDWYMSLAVNAPLGAVSSIASPGGPPVRPATPGEVAGALDQPYLLPDRAVERFRRRGHVRLPGVIPPAVLAALAERAGQLLGEAHGLANPGRFLALEQLWLTDPLLRSVALSRRLGDLAARLLGAGRVRLYHDNVLSKEPGCGRTPWHRDADHYPLDSPAVCTSWIPLHDVPTAMGPLACLDRTAVPPVLAATPAVAEQGYDGFVAATLRADGITPVPAPYRAGEVSFHAADCFHTAGPNRTDTPRRVLSATYYADGTRVVARPTAMSGRWTDFLPGVAPGGPAASPLNPVVGTLG, from the coding sequence ATGAACGCACGTACGGAACGAGCGACCGAGCCGGAATGGGCGGGCGACGACCAGGAGTGGTGGGACTGGTACATGTCCCTGGCCGTCAACGCCCCCTTGGGGGCGGTGAGTTCCATCGCTTCACCCGGCGGACCGCCGGTGCGGCCCGCCACCCCGGGCGAGGTCGCGGGTGCGCTCGACCAGCCGTACCTCCTGCCGGACCGGGCGGTCGAGCGGTTCCGCCGCCGAGGGCACGTCCGGCTGCCCGGGGTGATCCCGCCCGCCGTGCTGGCCGCGCTCGCCGAGCGGGCCGGTCAACTCCTCGGCGAGGCCCACGGGTTGGCCAACCCGGGACGCTTCCTGGCGCTGGAGCAGCTCTGGCTGACCGACCCGCTGCTGCGCAGCGTCGCGCTCTCCCGCCGGCTCGGCGACCTCGCGGCCCGCCTGCTCGGCGCCGGCCGGGTGCGGCTCTACCACGACAACGTGCTCTCCAAGGAGCCCGGCTGCGGACGGACGCCCTGGCACCGGGACGCCGACCACTACCCGCTCGACTCCCCGGCCGTGTGCACCAGTTGGATCCCGCTGCACGACGTGCCGACCGCGATGGGGCCGCTGGCCTGCCTGGACCGGACGGCCGTGCCGCCGGTGCTGGCGGCCACCCCGGCGGTCGCCGAGCAGGGGTACGACGGGTTCGTCGCCGCCACCCTGCGGGCCGACGGGATCACTCCCGTCCCCGCGCCGTACCGGGCCGGCGAGGTCTCGTTCCACGCCGCCGACTGCTTCCACACCGCCGGGCCGAACCGCACCGACACCCCGCGCCGGGTGCTCTCCGCCACCTACTACGCCGACGGCACCCGGGTGGTGGCCCGCCCGACCGCGATGAGCGGCCGCTGGACCGACTTCCTGCCCGGTGTCGCGCCGGGCGGTCCGGCCGCCTCGCCACTCAACCCGGTGGTCGGCACCCTGGGCTGA
- a CDS encoding sigma-70 family RNA polymerase sigma factor: MTSSAAIEPTEREAPLERQLEEFRRELTGYCYRMLGSAFEAEDAVQETMIRAWRGHRGFEGRAALRSWVYRIATNVCMDALNGRQRRARPMDLTSSATVSTASGTQLPEVTWIGPVPDTLLTADPAELTTRRESVRLAFVAALQRLAPKQRAVLILREVLAWSAAEVAELLGVTVASVNSALQRARSTMAAQEPVVTDPLRPLDQDQERLLERYLRAFESYDLDTLAGLLHEDAVLSMPPYEMWLRGKGEIRDWLLGPGCGCRGSRLLPTVANGAPAFGQYRPSPDGGHAPWALQVLEISAGRVVGLNSFLDTEQLFPLFGLPARLDG; the protein is encoded by the coding sequence ATGACCAGCAGTGCAGCGATCGAACCGACGGAGCGTGAAGCTCCGCTGGAGCGTCAACTGGAGGAGTTCCGGCGCGAGTTGACCGGGTACTGCTACCGGATGCTCGGCTCCGCCTTCGAGGCCGAGGACGCGGTGCAGGAGACCATGATCCGCGCCTGGCGCGGCCACCGGGGCTTCGAGGGCCGGGCGGCCCTGCGGTCCTGGGTGTACCGGATCGCCACCAACGTCTGCATGGACGCGCTGAACGGACGGCAGCGCCGGGCCCGGCCGATGGACCTCACCAGCTCGGCCACGGTGTCCACCGCGAGCGGCACCCAACTGCCCGAGGTGACCTGGATCGGCCCGGTCCCGGACACCCTGCTCACCGCCGACCCGGCGGAGCTGACCACCCGTCGCGAGTCGGTACGGCTGGCGTTCGTCGCGGCCCTGCAGCGGCTCGCCCCCAAGCAGCGCGCGGTGCTGATCCTCCGTGAGGTGCTGGCCTGGTCCGCCGCCGAGGTGGCCGAACTGCTCGGCGTCACCGTGGCCTCCGTCAACAGCGCGCTCCAGCGGGCCCGTTCGACCATGGCGGCGCAGGAGCCGGTGGTCACCGACCCGCTCCGGCCGCTGGACCAGGACCAGGAACGCCTACTGGAGCGCTATCTCCGGGCCTTCGAGAGCTACGACCTGGACACCCTGGCCGGTCTGCTGCACGAGGACGCCGTGCTCTCGATGCCGCCGTACGAGATGTGGCTGCGCGGGAAGGGCGAGATCCGCGACTGGCTGCTCGGCCCGGGCTGCGGCTGCCGGGGCTCGCGGCTGCTGCCGACCGTCGCCAACGGGGCACCCGCGTTCGGCCAGTACCGGCCGAGCCCGGACGGCGGGCACGCGCCATGGGCGCTGCAGGTGCTGGAGATCTCGGCGGGCCGGGTGGTCGGGCTCAACTCGTTCCTGGACACCGAGCAGCTGTTCCCACTGTTCGGCCTGCCCGCCCGACTCGACGGGTGA
- a CDS encoding GAP family protein codes for MGEAIGSMLSSAVGIAISPLPLIAVILMLATPRGRANGIAFAAGWLGALAAVVAAVVVLGSGLTTSGEKPTWAYWLKLALGALFVLLAGKQWRGRPREGHVSAPPKWMQAVDRFTPAESAGLAAALVAANPKNLVLAVGGAVSIATSSAGTGGKTVAAVLMVLIGSLCTLLPLGVHLVGGERSTHVLAEWKAWMAVHNGAIMAAVLAVLGAKYVGDAVTGLW; via the coding sequence ATGGGCGAGGCGATCGGTTCGATGCTGTCCTCGGCGGTCGGCATCGCGATCAGCCCGCTGCCGTTGATCGCGGTGATCCTGATGCTGGCGACGCCGCGCGGCCGGGCCAACGGGATCGCGTTCGCGGCCGGCTGGCTGGGTGCCCTGGCGGCGGTGGTCGCGGCCGTGGTGGTGCTCGGCAGCGGGCTGACCACCAGCGGGGAGAAGCCGACCTGGGCCTACTGGCTCAAGCTCGCCCTGGGGGCGCTGTTCGTCCTGCTGGCCGGCAAGCAGTGGCGCGGACGGCCGCGCGAGGGGCACGTGTCCGCGCCGCCGAAGTGGATGCAGGCCGTGGACCGCTTCACCCCGGCCGAGTCGGCCGGGCTGGCGGCCGCCCTGGTCGCCGCCAACCCGAAGAACCTGGTGCTGGCGGTCGGCGGCGCGGTATCGATCGCCACCAGCTCCGCGGGTACGGGCGGCAAGACCGTCGCCGCCGTGCTGATGGTGCTGATCGGCTCGCTCTGCACGCTGCTGCCGCTCGGCGTGCACCTGGTCGGCGGCGAGCGCTCGACCCACGTGCTGGCCGAGTGGAAGGCCTGGATGGCGGTCCACAACGGCGCGATCATGGCGGCCGTGCTCGCCGTCCTCGGCGCCAAGTACGTCGGCGACGCGGTCACCGGCCTCTGGTGA
- a CDS encoding iron chaperone has product MNDTKSTFDGFTAEERDAMKEHAKDLKAAARRGPRSAKAAKADGESDVLAKIAEMPDADRVLAEKLHAIVGAAAPNLAPKLWYGMPAYARDGKVVCFFQSAQKSKSRYATLGFSDQAHLDKGTLWPTSYALTDLGPANEALIADLIKRAAG; this is encoded by the coding sequence ATGAACGACACCAAGAGCACCTTCGACGGCTTCACCGCCGAGGAACGCGACGCGATGAAGGAGCACGCCAAGGACCTGAAGGCGGCCGCCCGCCGCGGCCCGCGCTCGGCGAAGGCGGCCAAGGCGGACGGCGAGAGCGACGTGCTCGCGAAGATCGCCGAGATGCCGGACGCGGACCGCGTCCTCGCCGAGAAGCTGCACGCCATCGTCGGCGCCGCCGCCCCGAACCTCGCGCCGAAGCTCTGGTACGGGATGCCCGCGTACGCCAGGGACGGCAAGGTGGTCTGCTTCTTCCAGAGCGCGCAGAAGTCCAAGTCGCGGTACGCCACACTCGGCTTCAGCGACCAGGCCCACCTGGACAAGGGCACCCTGTGGCCGACCAGCTACGCCCTGACCGACCTCGGCCCCGCCAACGAGGCCCTGATCGCCGATCTGATCAAGAGGGCGGCGGGCTGA
- a CDS encoding VOC family protein, with translation MDITIHTTFLPHSDPDASVAFYRDALGFEVRSDVGQGKMRWITVGPAGQPGTSILLAPPAVDPGITEDERRTITEMMAKGTYGWILLATPDLDGVFAKLVAGDAEVVQEPTEQPYGIRDCAVRDPAGNLVRFQELR, from the coding sequence ATGGACATCACCATTCACACCACCTTCCTCCCGCACAGCGACCCCGACGCCTCGGTGGCGTTCTACCGGGACGCGCTCGGCTTCGAGGTCCGCAGCGACGTCGGCCAGGGCAAGATGCGCTGGATCACCGTCGGCCCGGCCGGGCAGCCCGGCACCTCGATCCTGCTGGCGCCGCCGGCCGTCGACCCGGGGATCACCGAGGACGAGCGGCGGACCATCACCGAGATGATGGCCAAGGGCACCTACGGCTGGATCCTGCTGGCCACCCCCGACCTCGACGGCGTCTTCGCGAAGCTGGTGGCGGGCGACGCCGAGGTGGTGCAGGAGCCGACCGAGCAGCCGTACGGCATCCGGGACTGCGCCGTCCGCGATCCCGCCGGGAACCTGGTCCGCTTCCAGGAGCTCCGGTAG
- the nth gene encoding endonuclease III produces MAESKVKSPVKARKPESHLAMVRRARKINRELAEVYPYAHPELDFENPFELLVATVLSAQTTDLRVNQTTPALFAKYPTPEDMAAAVPEELEEIIRPTGFFRAKARSLIGLSIALRDNFGGEVPGRLADLVTLPGVGRKTANVVLGNVFGVPGITVDTHFGRLARRFGWTADEDPVKVEATVAEIFPKSEWTMLSHRVVFHGRRICHARRPACGACPISALCPSYGVGETDPEKAAKLLKYEKGGQPGQRLKPPADYPGEPARPAGTVTVEVSE; encoded by the coding sequence ATGGCAGAGAGCAAGGTCAAGTCGCCCGTGAAGGCGCGGAAGCCGGAGTCGCACCTGGCGATGGTGCGGCGGGCGCGGAAGATCAACCGGGAGTTGGCGGAGGTCTATCCGTACGCGCACCCGGAGCTGGACTTCGAGAACCCGTTCGAGCTGCTGGTGGCGACGGTGCTGTCGGCGCAGACCACCGACCTGCGGGTGAACCAGACCACGCCGGCGCTGTTCGCGAAGTACCCGACACCGGAGGACATGGCGGCGGCGGTGCCGGAGGAGCTGGAGGAGATCATCCGGCCGACCGGCTTCTTCCGGGCCAAGGCGAGGTCGCTGATCGGGCTGTCGATCGCGCTCCGGGACAACTTCGGCGGTGAGGTGCCGGGCCGGCTGGCCGACCTGGTGACGCTGCCGGGGGTCGGCCGGAAGACCGCCAACGTGGTGCTCGGCAACGTCTTCGGGGTGCCCGGGATCACCGTGGACACCCACTTCGGGCGGCTGGCCCGGCGGTTCGGGTGGACCGCGGACGAGGACCCGGTCAAGGTCGAGGCGACGGTGGCGGAGATCTTCCCGAAGTCCGAGTGGACGATGCTGTCGCACCGGGTGGTGTTCCACGGCCGCCGGATCTGCCACGCCCGCCGCCCGGCCTGTGGGGCCTGCCCGATCAGTGCGCTCTGCCCCTCGTACGGAGTCGGTGAAACCGACCCCGAGAAGGCCGCGAAGCTGCTGAAGTACGAGAAGGGTGGCCAGCCGGGCCAACGGCTCAAGCCGCCGGCCGACTACCCGGGGGAGCCCGCGCGACCGGCCGGGACGGTGACCGTGGAGGTGTCCGAGTGA
- a CDS encoding NUDIX hydrolase: MTGLAELIERDGLPQWLLPVREAAETVRPEQLSRFLPPAQGGRASAVLVLFGDGPSGPDLLLIERARALRSHGGQPSFPGGALDPADGDPASVGPVAAALREAEEETGLDPSGVQVFATLPALYIPVSDFVVTPVLGWWRRETPVAPVDPAETGAVFRVPLTELTDPANRARLRHPSGHVGPAFQVAGRLVWGFTAGVIDRVLHYSGLERDWDSSRTLSL, from the coding sequence GTGACGGGGCTGGCGGAACTGATCGAGCGGGACGGGCTGCCGCAGTGGCTGCTGCCGGTGCGGGAGGCGGCCGAGACCGTGCGGCCCGAGCAGCTCAGCCGGTTCCTGCCGCCGGCCCAGGGGGGCCGGGCGTCGGCCGTGCTGGTGCTGTTCGGTGACGGTCCCTCGGGCCCGGACCTGCTGCTGATCGAGCGGGCCAGGGCGCTGCGCTCGCACGGCGGCCAGCCGTCCTTCCCGGGCGGTGCGCTGGACCCGGCGGACGGCGACCCGGCGAGCGTCGGTCCGGTGGCCGCCGCGCTGCGCGAGGCGGAGGAGGAGACCGGGCTCGACCCGTCCGGGGTGCAGGTGTTCGCCACCCTGCCCGCGCTGTACATCCCGGTCAGCGACTTCGTGGTGACGCCGGTGCTGGGCTGGTGGCGCCGGGAGACGCCGGTCGCGCCGGTCGACCCGGCCGAGACCGGCGCGGTGTTCCGGGTGCCGCTGACCGAGCTGACCGATCCGGCGAACCGGGCCAGGCTGCGGCACCCGTCCGGCCACGTCGGCCCGGCGTTCCAGGTGGCGGGGCGGCTGGTGTGGGGTTTCACGGCGGGCGTGATCGACCGGGTGCTGCACTACAGCGGCCTGGAACGGGACTGGGACAGCTCACGGACGCTCAGCCTGTAG
- a CDS encoding MarP family serine protease → MNVLDLLLIVAALGFAVTGYRQGFVVGVLSVLGFLGGGLIAVQLLPLLLRHLDPGTVASVVAVVVVIVLAAIGQAVTTHFGWKLRGHIDRRPTRVLDGIGGSVVNMISMLLVAWLIGSALAGTSMPTVSKQVRNSQVLGGVKSVLPADAQNWFSDFTKALARNGFPQVFNPFEQESITEVSPPDPTLANSPVVAKARQSLVKVVGTATACGKTLEGTGFVFAPHRVMTNAHVVGGVDEPTVQIGGTGQLYDATVVRYDWQRDIAVLDVPKLNAPALVFADEAKTNDSAIVAGFPENGAFNVQPARIRGRIQAYGSDIYHRGQVVRDVYSVRSLVRQGNSGGPLLTPDGRVYGMVFAKSLDSSDTGYVLTAAEVRGEAQAGAGASTRVDTEGCAL, encoded by the coding sequence GTGAATGTCCTGGATCTACTGCTGATCGTCGCCGCGCTGGGCTTCGCCGTGACCGGCTACCGGCAGGGCTTCGTGGTCGGCGTGCTGTCGGTGCTGGGGTTCCTGGGCGGCGGCCTGATCGCCGTCCAGCTGCTCCCGCTGCTGCTGCGCCACCTCGACCCCGGCACGGTGGCCTCGGTGGTCGCGGTCGTGGTGGTGATCGTGCTGGCCGCCATCGGCCAGGCGGTGACCACCCACTTCGGCTGGAAACTGCGTGGTCACATCGACCGGCGCCCGACCCGGGTGCTGGACGGGATCGGCGGCTCGGTGGTCAACATGATCTCGATGCTGCTGGTGGCCTGGCTGATCGGTTCGGCGCTGGCCGGCACCTCGATGCCGACGGTCTCCAAGCAGGTCCGCAACTCGCAGGTGCTCGGCGGGGTGAAGTCCGTCCTGCCGGCGGACGCGCAGAACTGGTTCTCCGACTTCACCAAGGCCCTGGCCAGGAACGGTTTTCCCCAGGTCTTCAACCCCTTCGAGCAGGAGTCGATCACCGAGGTCAGCCCGCCCGACCCGACGCTGGCCAACAGCCCGGTGGTGGCGAAGGCCCGGCAGAGCCTGGTCAAGGTGGTCGGCACCGCCACCGCCTGCGGCAAGACCCTGGAGGGCACCGGCTTCGTGTTCGCCCCGCACCGTGTGATGACCAACGCCCACGTGGTCGGCGGCGTGGACGAGCCGACCGTGCAGATCGGTGGCACCGGCCAGCTCTACGACGCCACCGTGGTCCGCTACGACTGGCAGCGCGACATCGCGGTGCTGGACGTGCCGAAGCTGAACGCCCCCGCGCTGGTCTTCGCCGATGAGGCCAAGACCAACGACAGCGCGATCGTCGCGGGCTTCCCGGAGAACGGCGCGTTCAACGTCCAGCCCGCCCGCATCCGCGGCCGGATCCAGGCCTACGGCTCGGACATCTACCACCGCGGCCAGGTGGTCAGGGACGTCTACTCGGTGCGTTCGCTGGTCCGCCAGGGCAACAGCGGCGGCCCGCTGCTCACCCCGGACGGCCGGGTGTACGGGATGGTCTTCGCCAAGTCGCTGGACAGCTCGGACACCGGCTACGTGCTGACCGCCGCCGAGGTGCGCGGCGAGGCGCAGGCCGGCGCGGGCGCTTCCACGCGGGTGGACACCGAGGGCTGCGCGCTCTGA
- a CDS encoding metal-dependent hydrolase has product MMGHSHAVSGAMLYAGTAPFLAPMMFDVHLAPADVMMGTILAAGAALLPDLDHHDGTIANFLGPISKVLCRFVAWASGGHRKATHSLLFVALMGGGTWAGVSFLGRNFTLAMTFFLIALAIRALRLHPPGDGPTMWITIIGLSVLGTAGMNNWMPNAPGWLPYAVALGTLAHLLGDCLTKKGAPLLWPHKERYEVVLIKRTGNSVETKVLVPIMSVATFVLLWFTAVSPTVLT; this is encoded by the coding sequence ATGATGGGTCACTCGCACGCGGTGAGCGGAGCGATGCTGTACGCGGGCACCGCGCCGTTCCTGGCGCCGATGATGTTCGACGTCCACCTGGCGCCCGCCGACGTCATGATGGGCACCATCCTGGCGGCCGGGGCGGCCCTGTTGCCCGACCTGGACCACCACGACGGGACGATCGCCAACTTCCTCGGCCCGATCTCCAAGGTGCTCTGCCGCTTCGTCGCCTGGGCCTCCGGCGGGCACCGGAAGGCCACCCACTCGCTGCTGTTCGTCGCGCTGATGGGCGGCGGCACCTGGGCGGGCGTCAGCTTCCTGGGCCGCAACTTCACCCTGGCGATGACGTTCTTCCTGATCGCGCTGGCGATCCGGGCGCTGCGGCTGCACCCGCCGGGCGACGGGCCGACGATGTGGATCACCATCATCGGCCTGTCGGTGCTCGGCACGGCGGGGATGAACAACTGGATGCCCAACGCGCCCGGCTGGCTGCCGTACGCGGTCGCGCTGGGCACCCTGGCACACCTGCTGGGCGACTGCCTGACGAAGAAGGGCGCGCCGCTGCTCTGGCCGCACAAGGAGCGCTACGAGGTGGTGCTGATCAAGCGCACCGGCAACTCGGTGGAGACCAAGGTGCTGGTGCCGATCATGTCGGTGGCGACCTTCGTGCTGCTGTGGTTCACGGCGGTCTCGCCGACCGTGCTGACCTGA
- a CDS encoding alpha/beta fold hydrolase, whose translation MPTPSRASTPRTEITETPWELRSAGPWTHRDLAANGARFHIAEAGEGPLVLLVHGWPEYWWAWRHQLTALAEAGYRAVALDLRGVGGSDRTPRGYDPSNLALDITGVIRSLGERQAHLVGHALGGSLAWVAAVMRPSVIRSLTVVSAAHPRQLRRALLTDRRQMAAFDHVLNFQRPWVPERRLVADDAALVGRYLTEWTGPNQPDAEALHAYRQAVQIPSTAHCSIEPYRWLLRSMARPDGIQFARRMKKPISAPTLHIQGAADPVLLAHTALGAGEFVEAPYRWRLLPGVGHFPHEEAPAEFSAELIEWVGEHQG comes from the coding sequence GCTCCGCTCGGCCGGACCATGGACCCACCGCGACCTGGCGGCGAACGGCGCCCGGTTCCACATCGCCGAAGCCGGTGAGGGCCCGTTGGTGCTGCTGGTGCACGGCTGGCCCGAGTACTGGTGGGCCTGGCGGCACCAGCTGACCGCGCTGGCCGAGGCCGGCTACCGGGCGGTGGCGCTGGACCTGCGCGGCGTCGGCGGCAGCGACCGGACCCCGCGCGGCTACGACCCGAGCAACCTGGCGCTGGACATCACCGGCGTGATCCGCTCGCTCGGCGAGCGGCAGGCGCACCTGGTGGGGCACGCCCTGGGCGGTTCGCTGGCCTGGGTGGCGGCCGTGATGCGGCCCTCGGTGATCCGCAGCCTGACCGTGGTCTCGGCGGCCCACCCCCGGCAGCTGCGCCGCGCCCTGCTGACGGACCGTCGGCAGATGGCCGCCTTCGACCACGTGCTGAACTTCCAGCGCCCCTGGGTGCCGGAGCGCCGCCTGGTCGCGGACGACGCGGCCCTGGTCGGCCGCTACCTGACCGAGTGGACCGGGCCGAACCAGCCGGACGCCGAGGCGCTGCACGCGTACCGGCAGGCGGTGCAGATCCCGAGCACCGCGCACTGCTCGATCGAGCCGTACCGCTGGCTGCTGCGCTCGATGGCGCGGCCGGACGGCATCCAGTTCGCCCGCCGGATGAAGAAGCCGATCAGCGCGCCGACCCTGCACATCCAGGGGGCGGCCGATCCGGTGCTGCTCGCGCACACCGCGCTGGGCGCGGGCGAGTTCGTCGAGGCGCCGTACCGCTGGCGGCTGCTGCCCGGGGTCGGGCACTTCCCGCACGAGGAGGCACCGGCTGAGTTCTCGGCGGAGCTGATCGAGTGGGTCGGGGAGCACCAGGGCTGA